Proteins encoded together in one Xenopus laevis strain J_2021 chromosome 6L, Xenopus_laevis_v10.1, whole genome shotgun sequence window:
- the LOC108718541 gene encoding octapeptide-repeat protein T2-like, with translation MEGRKTSTEGRETSTEERETRREGRQARRRQARRERGQAWERQSRREGRQAQRRQAQRKGKHGGKGDKHRVKGDKHRGRQAQRKGRHGGKGDKHGGDKHGGKGDKHGRDNHGGMGDKHRGDNHRGKGDTEGRETSTEGRETSTEGD, from the coding sequence ATGGAGGGAAGGAAGACAAGTAcagagggaagggagacaagcacagaGGAAAGGGAGACacggagggaagggagacaagcacggagGAGACAAGCACGGAGGGAAAGGGGACAAGCATGGGAGAGACAATCacggagggaagggagacaagcacagaGGAGACAAGCACAGAGGAAAGGGAAACacggagggaagggagacaagcacagagtgaagggagacaagcacagaGGGAGACAAGCACAGAGGAAAGGGAGACacggagggaagggagacaagcacggagGAGACAAGCACGGAGGGAAAGGGGACAAGCATGGGAGAGACAATCATGGAGGGATGGGAGACAAGCACAGAGGAGACAATCACAGAGGAAAGGGAGACacggagggaagggagacaagcacagagggaagggagacaagcacagaGGGAGACTAG